One genomic segment of Aquipluma nitroreducens includes these proteins:
- the rny gene encoding ribonuclease Y yields the protein MEIIYAISGLLGGGVLSYFMWDKALKSKKSKIVNEAIAEGEVIKKDKILQAKEKFLQLKSEHEEYINEKSSKVNNFEAKLKQRETSINQRRDELNREIKDFESSKHEVDVIRENLNNQLELLEKKEHEVESLHRQHLEKLEVLSGLSAEEAKAQLVDSLKNEAKTEAMSYINEIMEEAKLSANKEAKKVVVKTIQRVATETAIENSVTIFHIESDEIKGRIIGREGRNIRALEAATGIEIIVDDTPEAIVLSGFDPVRREIARLALHQLVTDGRIHPARIEEVVEKVRKQVEEEIIETGKRTTIDLGIHGLHPELIRLIGKMKYRSSYGQNLLQHSREVANLCAIMATELGLNAKAAKRAGLLHDIGKVPDDEPELPHAVLGMKLAERFKEKPDICNAIGAHHDEVEMTSLLSPIVQVCDAISGARPGARREVVESYIKRLKTLEELALSYPGVLKTYAIQAGRELRVIVGSDKISDKDSEQLSFDIAKRIQDEMTYPGQIKITVIREMRAISYAK from the coding sequence ATGGAGATAATATATGCCATATCTGGCTTACTAGGTGGTGGAGTCCTTTCCTATTTTATGTGGGACAAAGCCCTGAAAAGTAAAAAATCGAAGATCGTTAACGAGGCTATTGCTGAAGGCGAGGTCATAAAAAAAGATAAAATTTTACAGGCCAAAGAGAAGTTTCTTCAATTAAAATCTGAACATGAAGAATACATCAATGAGAAGAGCAGTAAGGTTAACAACTTTGAAGCAAAACTGAAACAGCGCGAAACCTCTATCAACCAACGCAGAGACGAACTAAACCGCGAAATTAAAGATTTCGAATCTTCGAAACATGAAGTTGATGTTATTCGCGAGAATCTGAATAATCAGCTTGAGCTTCTGGAAAAGAAGGAGCATGAAGTGGAGAGCCTTCACCGTCAGCATTTGGAAAAACTGGAAGTCCTTTCCGGATTGTCGGCTGAAGAAGCAAAAGCTCAGTTAGTTGATTCGTTGAAAAACGAAGCTAAAACCGAAGCGATGTCGTACATCAACGAGATCATGGAAGAAGCAAAACTTTCGGCTAACAAAGAAGCCAAGAAAGTGGTTGTAAAGACCATCCAGCGCGTTGCTACCGAAACTGCCATTGAAAACTCGGTTACCATTTTCCACATCGAAAGTGACGAAATTAAAGGTCGCATCATTGGTCGTGAAGGTCGTAATATCCGTGCACTGGAAGCAGCTACCGGAATTGAAATTATTGTAGATGATACACCTGAAGCCATTGTTCTTTCTGGATTTGATCCGGTACGCCGCGAAATTGCCCGTTTGGCTTTGCATCAATTAGTTACTGATGGTCGTATTCACCCTGCCCGTATCGAGGAAGTGGTTGAGAAGGTACGCAAACAAGTCGAAGAAGAAATTATAGAGACCGGTAAACGCACTACCATCGATTTGGGTATTCATGGATTGCATCCTGAACTGATCCGCTTGATTGGTAAAATGAAATATCGTTCGTCATACGGACAAAACCTGTTGCAGCACTCACGCGAGGTTGCCAACTTATGCGCCATTATGGCCACAGAATTGGGCCTGAATGCCAAGGCAGCCAAACGCGCCGGATTGTTGCACGATATTGGTAAAGTGCCCGATGACGAACCGGAATTACCACACGCAGTTTTAGGTATGAAGCTGGCCGAACGTTTCAAGGAAAAACCGGACATTTGCAACGCTATTGGTGCTCACCACGATGAAGTAGAAATGACTTCATTGCTTTCACCAATTGTTCAGGTTTGTGACGCCATTTCAGGAGCCCGTCCGGGAGCCCGCCGCGAAGTGGTTGAATCGTACATCAAACGTCTGAAAACATTGGAAGAATTGGCGCTTTCGTATCCGGGAGTACTGAAAACCTATGCAATTCAGGCGGGCCGCGAGTTGCGCGTCATTGTTGGAAGCGATAAGATCAGCGATAAAGATTCAGAACAATTATCATTCGATATTGCCAAACGCATTCAGGATGAAATGACTTATCCAGGTCAGATTAAAATTACGGTTATTCGCGAAATGCGTGCAATTAGCTATGCCAAATAG
- a CDS encoding YDG domain-containing protein: MKKRLLRLKSVLLLPMLFWLLMAMSMNGMAQETQDEIPLVLDESSVTYEPTVITNKADYAPGETVTIYGTHFEAGETVSIVISHIEPNMPLSYHSHELATATADGNGSFTAYWYVNDVELNTTLLLIATGDKESLASTVFTDAVDRHDIYFQVDGIDGTSVTVNWSGTNPTPSSFSGTTTFVAPGPTQSPQKVTVAANTSFSFSFPEITGYTINTSLPSPFTTGVKNGHTTVIATYVGCTPPTINSSLSGQPENQSINYGDNASFTVASSGTTPLSYKWEISKNNGVNWSNVSDETFTGYAGITATTLNITKPVVPMSGYKYRCVVTNSCGSATSNGNAMLTINAAELTVTGASVTTKYYDGTADAAITGATLAGTVYNNDDVTLANATSGTFNQITPGSGISVATAPMTLAGLTAGNYHLTQPILSGTINAAELTVTGASVTTKYYDGTADAAITGATLAGTVYNNDDVTLANATSGTFNQITPGSGISVATAPMTLAGLTAGNYHLTQPILSGTINAAELTVTGASVTTKYYDGTADAAITGATLAGTVYNNDDVTLANATSGTFNQITPGSGISVATAPMTLAGLTAGNYHLTQPILSGTINAAELTVTGASVTTKYYDGTADAAITGATLAGTIYNNDDVTLANATSGTFNQITPGSGISVATAPMTLAGLTAGNYHLTQPILSGTINAAELTVTGASVTTKYYDGTADAAITGATLAGTIYNNDDVTLANATSGTFNQITPGSGISVATAPMTLAGLTAGNYHLTQPILSGTINAAELTVTGASVTTKYYDGTADAAITGATLAGTIYNNDDVTLANATSGTFNQITPGSGISVATAPMTLAGLTAGNYHLTQPILSGTINAAELTVTGASVTTKYYDGTADAAITGATLAGTVYNNDDVTLANATSGTFNQITPGSGISVATAPMTLAGLTAGNYHLTQPILSGTINAAELTVTGASVTTKYYDGTADAAITGATLAGTVYNNDDVTLANATSGTFNQITPGSGISVATAPMTLAGLTAGNYHLTQPILSGTINAAELTVTGASVTTKYYDGTADAAITGATLAGTIYNNDDVTLANATSGTFNQITPGSGISVATAPMTLAGLTAGNYHLTQPILSGTIEQRPLTVTAIGVSKIYDGNTNAAVMLSTDKLSADDVIAAYTSASFDDPNGSLVGTSKPITVFGISISGTKASNYALLNTTATTNANITKATTTTTLTLSAPSVRFMDNLTMTAQIVPAGFHVPMTALTGTVQFKIGGVNYGGPIPVVPIPDATDGSVQASLIPQVSNLPGNYTVEAIFTSTNLNYSGDDDSKSLTVKARNASPFEGDLGFYTGDLFVWTTGPNSSTGTILLATTIKDLNSPRGDLRGAKVTFYLVNGSSMTPIPSAQNIPVGLVDINDGSVGTASAIIQLNIGSANAANYQIAVGISGAYYNAPGSSTAQSIVTISKPVPGGYMVTGGKIKNLNSSGYIKGQTNLYTDFESDIQFTKSGTNPKGKTTVMIRSYYKTDGTLDATLHTYIITTNAIASLNVANPLATATFSAKANLVEQLEDGSTINIEGGAAFQMVAFQNACDKQIAITLNRKAGGIWFSSNWSATKTALQPIYAGEVSVAGGGTCTTNLSAPVLKVAEIIPEVVLEPTLKVYPNPFTERLNIEFSSANDTQAFLEIYSITGAKLETLFNGPVEGGVFYKVEYVPNLVSSQMVLYKLTMDGKTQVGKMMYNERR; encoded by the coding sequence ATGAAAAAACGTTTACTTCGATTAAAAAGCGTGCTTCTGCTCCCGATGCTCTTTTGGCTGCTGATGGCAATGAGTATGAATGGGATGGCGCAAGAGACACAAGACGAAATACCTCTTGTATTAGACGAATCCTCTGTTACTTATGAGCCGACAGTAATTACAAACAAGGCAGATTATGCACCAGGAGAAACAGTAACAATTTATGGAACTCATTTTGAAGCTGGAGAAACAGTTTCAATTGTTATTTCGCACATTGAGCCTAATATGCCATTAAGTTACCATTCACATGAATTGGCAACTGCAACTGCAGATGGCAATGGCAGTTTTACTGCGTATTGGTATGTAAACGACGTGGAACTCAACACCACACTACTTTTAATTGCAACTGGGGATAAAGAAAGTTTGGCAAGCACTGTATTTACTGATGCTGTTGACAGGCATGATATTTATTTTCAGGTTGACGGAATAGATGGTACATCTGTGACGGTTAATTGGTCAGGAACAAATCCTACTCCTAGTTCTTTTAGTGGCACAACAACATTTGTTGCGCCAGGACCGACCCAAAGTCCGCAAAAAGTTACCGTAGCAGCTAATACATCATTTTCATTTTCATTTCCTGAAATAACTGGATATACAATCAATACTTCATTACCAAGTCCATTTACAACAGGAGTTAAAAATGGCCATACAACTGTAATAGCAACTTATGTTGGATGTACACCGCCAACTATTAATTCATCTCTTAGTGGACAACCAGAAAACCAGTCAATCAATTATGGTGACAATGCAAGTTTTACCGTCGCTTCCAGTGGTACTACTCCGTTATCGTATAAATGGGAGATTAGTAAGAATAATGGAGTAAACTGGAGTAATGTTAGTGATGAAACATTTACAGGTTATGCAGGTATTACTGCTACCACTCTTAATATAACAAAGCCTGTTGTGCCCATGTCTGGTTATAAATACCGTTGTGTTGTTACCAATAGCTGCGGAAGTGCAACCAGTAATGGGAATGCTATGTTGACCATCAACGCCGCTGAACTGACCGTGACCGGCGCAAGCGTTACTACAAAATACTATGACGGAACTGCTGATGCTGCTATCACCGGAGCTACTTTAGCTGGTACAGTTTATAACAACGATGATGTCACCTTGGCAAATGCTACTTCTGGTACTTTTAATCAGATAACTCCAGGCTCAGGTATTTCGGTTGCAACTGCACCGATGACTCTGGCTGGTTTGACTGCCGGTAATTATCACCTGACTCAGCCAATCCTATCCGGTACCATCAACGCCGCTGAACTGACCGTGACCGGCGCAAGCGTTACTACAAAATACTATGACGGAACTGCTGATGCTGCTATCACCGGAGCTACTTTAGCTGGTACAGTTTATAACAACGATGATGTCACCTTGGCAAATGCTACTTCTGGTACTTTTAATCAGATAACTCCAGGCTCAGGTATTTCGGTTGCAACTGCACCGATGACTCTGGCTGGTTTGACTGCCGGTAATTATCACCTGACTCAGCCAATCCTATCCGGTACCATCAACGCCGCTGAACTGACCGTGACCGGCGCAAGCGTTACTACAAAATACTATGACGGAACTGCTGATGCTGCTATCACCGGAGCTACTTTAGCTGGTACAGTTTATAACAACGATGATGTCACCTTGGCAAATGCTACTTCTGGTACTTTTAATCAGATAACTCCAGGCTCAGGTATTTCGGTTGCAACTGCACCGATGACTCTGGCTGGTTTGACTGCCGGTAATTATCACCTGACTCAGCCAATCCTATCCGGTACCATCAACGCCGCTGAACTGACCGTGACCGGCGCAAGCGTTACTACAAAATACTATGACGGAACTGCTGATGCTGCTATCACCGGAGCTACTTTAGCTGGTACAATTTATAACAACGATGATGTCACCTTGGCAAATGCTACTTCTGGTACTTTTAATCAGATAACTCCAGGCTCAGGTATTTCGGTTGCAACTGCACCGATGACTCTGGCTGGTTTGACTGCCGGTAATTATCACCTGACTCAGCCAATCCTATCCGGTACCATCAACGCCGCTGAACTGACCGTGACCGGCGCAAGCGTTACTACAAAATACTATGACGGAACTGCTGATGCTGCTATCACCGGAGCTACTTTAGCTGGTACAATTTATAACAACGATGATGTCACCTTGGCAAATGCTACTTCTGGTACTTTTAATCAGATAACTCCAGGCTCAGGTATTTCGGTTGCAACTGCACCGATGACTCTGGCTGGTTTGACTGCCGGTAATTATCACCTGACTCAGCCAATCCTATCCGGTACCATCAACGCCGCTGAACTGACCGTGACCGGCGCAAGCGTTACTACAAAATACTATGACGGAACTGCTGATGCTGCTATCACCGGAGCTACTTTAGCTGGTACAATTTATAACAACGATGATGTCACCTTGGCAAATGCTACTTCTGGTACTTTTAATCAGATAACTCCAGGCTCAGGTATTTCGGTTGCAACTGCACCGATGACTCTGGCTGGTTTGACTGCCGGTAATTATCACCTGACTCAGCCAATCCTATCCGGTACCATCAACGCCGCTGAACTGACCGTGACCGGCGCAAGCGTTACTACAAAATACTATGACGGAACTGCTGATGCTGCTATCACCGGAGCTACTTTAGCTGGTACAGTTTATAACAACGATGATGTCACCTTGGCAAATGCTACTTCTGGTACTTTTAATCAGATAACTCCAGGCTCAGGTATTTCGGTTGCAACTGCACCGATGACTCTGGCTGGTTTGACTGCCGGTAATTATCACCTGACTCAGCCAATCCTATCCGGTACCATCAACGCCGCTGAACTGACCGTGACCGGCGCAAGCGTTACTACAAAATACTATGACGGAACTGCTGATGCTGCTATCACCGGAGCTACTTTAGCTGGTACAGTTTATAACAACGATGATGTCACCTTGGCAAATGCTACTTCTGGTACTTTTAATCAGATAACTCCAGGCTCAGGTATTTCGGTTGCAACTGCACCGATGACTCTGGCTGGTTTGACTGCCGGTAATTATCACCTGACTCAGCCAATCCTATCCGGTACCATCAACGCCGCTGAACTGACCGTGACCGGCGCAAGCGTTACTACAAAATACTATGACGGAACTGCTGATGCTGCTATCACCGGAGCTACTTTAGCTGGTACAATTTATAACAACGATGATGTCACCTTGGCAAATGCTACTTCTGGTACTTTTAATCAGATAACTCCAGGCTCAGGTATTTCGGTTGCAACTGCACCGATGACTCTGGCTGGTTTGACTGCCGGTAATTATCACCTGACTCAGCCAATCCTATCCGGTACCATTGAACAGAGACCTTTAACAGTAACTGCTATTGGAGTCTCCAAAATATACGATGGGAACACCAATGCAGCAGTGATGTTGAGTACTGATAAACTCAGTGCCGATGATGTAATAGCTGCATATACTTCAGCGTCATTTGATGATCCTAATGGTTCACTTGTAGGTACTAGTAAACCAATAACAGTATTTGGCATTTCAATTAGTGGCACTAAAGCATCAAATTATGCATTGCTAAATACTACAGCAACAACAAATGCCAACATTACAAAGGCTACCACTACGACCACACTTACTTTAAGTGCTCCAAGCGTTCGTTTTATGGATAATTTAACTATGACAGCACAAATAGTGCCAGCTGGATTCCATGTTCCTATGACAGCACTTACAGGTACAGTTCAATTCAAGATTGGCGGTGTTAATTATGGTGGTCCTATACCTGTAGTGCCAATTCCTGACGCTACTGACGGTTCGGTACAGGCTTCTTTGATACCTCAGGTTTCTAACTTACCTGGAAACTACACCGTTGAAGCAATATTTACCAGTACCAATCTAAACTATTCTGGTGATGATGATTCGAAATCACTTACAGTAAAGGCCAGAAATGCAAGTCCGTTTGAGGGAGATTTAGGTTTCTATACTGGAGATTTGTTTGTATGGACTACTGGACCAAACTCAAGTACAGGAACAATTCTTTTGGCAACTACAATAAAAGATTTGAATTCACCGAGAGGAGATTTAAGGGGCGCCAAAGTAACCTTCTATTTGGTTAACGGTTCTTCAATGACACCAATACCAAGTGCACAGAATATTCCGGTTGGTTTGGTTGATATCAATGATGGTTCAGTTGGAACTGCCAGTGCAATTATTCAATTGAATATAGGCTCTGCAAATGCTGCCAATTACCAGATTGCAGTGGGTATTTCAGGCGCATATTATAATGCTCCGGGAAGTTCAACAGCACAATCAATTGTTACTATATCAAAACCAGTTCCTGGCGGATATATGGTAACAGGAGGAAAGATTAAGAATCTGAATTCATCAGGATATATCAAAGGTCAAACAAATTTGTATACAGATTTTGAATCAGATATCCAATTTACGAAATCAGGTACCAATCCAAAAGGGAAAACTACTGTAATGATACGTAGCTATTATAAAACTGATGGGACATTGGATGCAACTCTGCATACTTATATAATCACAACGAATGCTATTGCTTCTTTGAACGTGGCAAATCCTCTTGCAACAGCTACATTCAGTGCAAAAGCAAACTTGGTAGAACAGCTGGAAGATGGCAGTACAATTAACATTGAAGGTGGAGCGGCATTCCAAATGGTTGCATTTCAAAATGCATGTGACAAACAAATTGCTATTACATTGAATCGTAAAGCAGGTGGTATATGGTTTTCAAGCAATTGGTCGGCTACTAAAACTGCTCTCCAACCGATATATGCTGGTGAGGTTTCAGTTGCAGGTGGTGGAACTTGTACAACTAATCTAAGTGCACCTGTATTAAAAGTAGCTGAAATCATACCTGAAGTTGTCCTAGAACCTACACTCAAAGTTTATCCAAATCCGTTTACCGAACGCTTAAACATTGAGTTTAGCTCGGCAAACGATACACAAGCCTTTTTGGAAATTTACAGCATTACCGGCGCTAAACTGGAAACACTGTTTAATGGCCCGGTAGAAGGTGGTGTATTCTACAAAGTTGAATACGTTCCAAATCTGGTAAGCAGCCAGATGGTACTTTACAAACTGACTATGGATGGAAAAACCCAGGTTGGTAAAATGATGTACAACGAACGAAGATAA
- a CDS encoding ABC-F family ATP-binding cassette domain-containing protein, with translation MITVSNLAMQFGKKPLFSDVNLKFTAGNCYGVIGANGAGKSTFLRIISGDLDATRGSVVMGPGERLSVLNQNHHAFDEYPVLDTVLMGHAELLRVLKEKDALYAKEDFTEADGLLAAKLEDDFATMNGWNAESDAASLLSGLGIKEDMHYTLMKDLNGKEKVRVLLAQALFGNPDNLLLDEPTNDLDLETVLWLENYLSNCQNTVIVVSHDRHFLDNVCTDVVDIDFNKIRAFSGNYTFWYESSQLALRQQQNQNKKAEEKKKELLEFIARFSANVAKSKQTTSRKKMIEKLKIEEIEPSTRRYPGIIFQQERATGDRVLNIENLSYVQDGEVLFKDISFTIERGDKVVFLAKEARAVTAFFKIISGELEATTGTVDWGVTITTAYLPSDNTEFFTKDETLYEWLGNYSTDTSENFLRQYLGKMLFSGDDLQKSAKVLSGGEKMRCMIARMMLAHPNTVILDHPTNHLDMESIQAFNNNMKTYPGQVLMAGHDHEFIESVCSRVIDLTPKGAIDKYMDFEDYLTDEKIKAQREEKYK, from the coding sequence ATGATTACGGTTTCAAATTTGGCAATGCAATTCGGAAAAAAACCTTTGTTTTCGGATGTTAATTTAAAGTTTACCGCAGGTAACTGTTACGGTGTTATTGGTGCAAATGGCGCTGGAAAATCAACCTTTTTGAGAATAATATCCGGCGATTTAGATGCCACACGAGGCTCGGTTGTGATGGGTCCCGGCGAACGTCTTTCAGTATTGAACCAAAATCACCACGCATTTGACGAATATCCTGTTTTAGATACCGTTCTGATGGGTCACGCCGAACTTCTTCGCGTGCTAAAGGAAAAGGATGCACTGTATGCAAAAGAAGATTTTACCGAAGCCGACGGACTTTTAGCTGCTAAACTCGAAGACGATTTTGCTACCATGAACGGATGGAATGCTGAAAGTGATGCTGCCAGTCTGTTGAGTGGTTTGGGAATCAAGGAAGACATGCACTATACCTTAATGAAAGACCTGAACGGAAAAGAAAAGGTGCGTGTGTTGCTTGCTCAGGCTTTGTTTGGTAATCCTGATAATTTGCTGCTCGATGAGCCTACCAACGACCTTGACCTTGAAACCGTTCTATGGTTGGAAAATTACCTCTCGAACTGCCAGAATACAGTGATTGTTGTTTCGCATGACCGTCACTTCCTCGATAACGTGTGTACCGATGTGGTCGATATCGACTTCAATAAAATACGTGCTTTCTCCGGAAACTATACCTTCTGGTACGAATCGAGCCAATTGGCCTTGCGTCAGCAACAAAATCAGAATAAAAAAGCTGAGGAAAAGAAGAAAGAATTGCTTGAGTTCATTGCCCGTTTCAGCGCCAATGTGGCGAAGTCGAAACAAACGACCAGCCGCAAGAAGATGATCGAAAAGCTGAAAATCGAAGAGATTGAGCCTTCAACACGCCGTTACCCCGGAATCATTTTCCAACAGGAACGTGCAACCGGCGACCGCGTGCTAAACATCGAAAACCTCTCGTATGTTCAGGATGGTGAAGTGTTGTTTAAAGACATTTCGTTTACCATCGAACGCGGCGACAAAGTAGTGTTTTTGGCCAAGGAAGCCCGCGCGGTAACTGCATTCTTCAAAATCATCAGTGGCGAATTGGAGGCTACTACCGGAACTGTTGACTGGGGAGTTACAATTACCACTGCTTATTTGCCATCAGACAATACTGAATTCTTTACCAAGGACGAAACGCTTTACGAATGGTTGGGAAATTATTCAACCGATACCAGCGAAAACTTCCTGCGCCAATATCTGGGCAAAATGTTATTCTCAGGCGACGATCTTCAGAAGAGCGCTAAAGTCCTTTCAGGAGGGGAGAAAATGCGCTGTATGATCGCCCGTATGATGCTGGCGCATCCGAACACTGTTATTTTGGATCACCCAACCAACCATTTGGATATGGAATCGATTCAGGCTTTTAACAACAACATGAAAACATATCCCGGTCAGGTTTTAATGGCCGGACATGACCATGAGTTCATTGAATCGGTTTGTTCGCGCGTAATTGACCTGACGCCTAAAGGCGCTATCGACAAATACATGGATTTTGAAGATTACCTCACCGACGAAAAAATTAAAGCACAACGCGAAGAAAAATATAAATAA
- the rlmB gene encoding 23S rRNA (guanosine(2251)-2'-O)-methyltransferase RlmB: MFKREDKPADDLVFGIRAVIEAIQAGKEIDKVLIKKGLVGDLFKELFDLIRIRQIAFQYVPIEKINRISRKNHQGVLAFVSPVALQRIEDIIPAIYEAGETPFVLVLDQVTDVRNFGAIVRSAECAGVNAIVIPDKGSARINADAVKTSAGALHLIPVCRTRSLKETVSFLKESGLKLVAATEKATAIYTNVSLTGPIAFIMGSEDTGIDQRLLALADEQVKIPILGKIESLNVSVASGLLIYEVIRQRGLNE, translated from the coding sequence ATGTTCAAACGAGAAGATAAACCTGCCGACGATCTGGTATTTGGAATTCGTGCCGTAATCGAAGCCATTCAGGCCGGAAAAGAAATAGATAAAGTACTGATCAAAAAAGGATTGGTTGGCGATTTATTTAAGGAACTGTTCGACCTGATCCGCATTCGCCAGATTGCTTTTCAGTACGTTCCGATTGAAAAAATAAACCGGATTTCGCGTAAAAATCACCAAGGCGTGTTGGCATTTGTGTCGCCGGTGGCATTGCAACGAATCGAAGATATTATCCCAGCTATTTACGAAGCCGGTGAAACTCCATTTGTGTTGGTTCTCGATCAGGTAACCGATGTGCGTAACTTCGGCGCCATTGTGCGTTCTGCTGAATGTGCCGGAGTGAATGCCATTGTTATTCCCGATAAAGGTTCTGCCCGTATCAATGCCGATGCTGTAAAAACTTCAGCAGGTGCACTGCACTTAATTCCGGTGTGCCGCACCAGAAGCCTGAAGGAAACCGTTTCGTTCCTGAAAGAATCAGGACTAAAACTGGTAGCTGCCACGGAAAAAGCGACAGCAATTTATACCAATGTGAGCCTTACCGGACCAATCGCATTCATCATGGGTTCCGAAGATACCGGTATCGATCAGCGTCTGCTGGCTCTGGCCGACGAACAGGTTAAAATCCCAATATTGGGTAAAATCGAATCGCTCAACGTTTCGGTTGCGTCCGGATTGCTGATCTATGAAGTAATCAGACAGAGGGGATTGAATGAATAG
- a CDS encoding ABC-F family ATP-binding cassette domain-containing protein, with translation MISVDQLVVSFGGFELFKGITLLVSPKDRIGLVGKNGAGKSTLLKILAGHQQPNEGVVSVPSDVRLGYLPQHMEVFDGRTVFEEAVTSFEEILDLERRIEDLNHQISTRTDYESDEYHRLLDHVTEFNERFHMLGGNNFEAEVERTLIGLGFKRTDFTRQTSEFSGGWRMRIELAKILLKRPDVFLLDEPTNHLDIESIQWLEDFLRTYNGAVVLVSHDRAFLDAITNRTVEITLGRIYDFKSNYSKYLILRKELKETQMAAYINQQKMIADTEEFIARFRYQATKAVQVQSRIKALDRLERLEVDEEDNSALRIKFPPALRSGTVVAEIRELTKNYGKLNVLKEIDLTIERGEKVAFVGKNGEGKTTLARIIMSELEYEGEMKLGHNVKIGYYAQNQANLLDPELTVFDTIDRIAVGEIRTKIRNILGGFMFSGEDADKKVKVLSGGERSRLAMVKLMLEPVNLLVLDEPTNHLDMRSKEILKQALIDYDGTIIVVSHDREFLDGLVNCVYEFKDKKVKQHLGGIYEFLRRKKIDSMKELEKKDLPLNQEVKIQKTEEAEKVSFDERKEINKNINKLEKSIEKNELEISGLEQKIAEMDKTLAETNGSDPEIFKKYDRLKKELENKMYEWEILHEQLDELSAKKTW, from the coding sequence ATGATTTCGGTTGATCAATTGGTTGTTAGTTTTGGTGGGTTCGAACTTTTCAAAGGAATTACATTACTGGTCAGTCCCAAAGACCGCATTGGATTAGTAGGGAAAAATGGTGCAGGAAAATCCACCCTACTCAAAATTCTGGCCGGACACCAGCAACCCAACGAAGGTGTTGTTTCTGTTCCATCTGATGTTCGTTTAGGTTATTTGCCCCAACACATGGAGGTTTTCGATGGCCGAACGGTTTTCGAAGAAGCGGTTACCTCATTCGAAGAAATTCTGGATTTGGAACGCCGCATCGAAGATCTAAACCACCAGATTTCAACACGAACCGACTACGAATCAGACGAATATCACCGTTTATTGGATCATGTAACCGAATTCAACGAACGTTTTCACATGTTGGGCGGCAACAATTTTGAGGCTGAAGTTGAGCGAACATTAATTGGCCTCGGATTTAAGCGAACTGATTTTACACGTCAAACTTCAGAATTCAGCGGCGGATGGCGCATGCGTATTGAACTAGCCAAGATCCTTCTGAAACGTCCGGATGTATTTTTGCTCGATGAGCCAACCAACCACCTTGATATTGAATCGATTCAATGGCTCGAAGATTTCCTACGGACATACAACGGAGCAGTGGTACTGGTTTCGCATGACAGGGCTTTTCTGGATGCCATAACCAACCGAACGGTTGAAATTACCCTCGGTCGTATATATGATTTCAAATCCAATTATTCTAAATATTTAATTCTTCGCAAAGAGCTGAAAGAAACTCAAATGGCAGCATACATCAATCAACAAAAAATGATTGCTGACACCGAAGAATTTATAGCCCGCTTCCGTTATCAGGCTACCAAAGCGGTTCAGGTGCAATCACGAATTAAAGCGTTAGATCGGCTCGAACGACTCGAAGTTGACGAGGAAGACAATTCAGCCTTGCGCATTAAATTTCCGCCCGCATTGCGCTCCGGAACAGTAGTTGCCGAAATCAGAGAACTGACCAAAAACTACGGAAAGCTCAATGTTTTGAAAGAAATTGATCTGACCATTGAACGTGGCGAAAAAGTGGCTTTTGTAGGCAAAAACGGTGAAGGGAAAACCACTCTGGCACGAATCATCATGAGCGAATTGGAATATGAGGGTGAAATGAAATTAGGGCACAATGTAAAAATTGGGTATTACGCACAAAATCAAGCCAATTTACTCGATCCTGAATTAACCGTTTTTGATACAATCGATCGCATTGCTGTGGGCGAGATCAGAACTAAAATCCGTAATATTTTAGGCGGATTTATGTTTTCGGGCGAAGATGCTGATAAAAAAGTCAAGGTGCTCTCCGGTGGAGAACGCTCGCGACTTGCTATGGTAAAACTGATGCTCGAACCGGTTAATCTGCTGGTACTCGATGAGCCTACCAATCACCTCGACATGCGATCAAAAGAGATACTTAAACAGGCTCTGATTGACTATGACGGAACAATCATCGTTGTATCGCACGACCGCGAATTCCTGGATGGACTTGTGAATTGCGTGTACGAATTCAAGGATAAAAAGGTAAAACAACATCTGGGTGGCATTTACGAATTCCTTCGGCGCAAGAAAATCGATTCGATGAAGGAATTGGAGAAAAAGGACTTACCTTTGAATCAGGAAGTTAAAATACAAAAAACTGAGGAAGCCGAGAAAGTAAGCTTTGATGAACGCAAGGAAATCAATAAAAACATCAATAAGCTTGAAAAAAGTATCGAAAAGAACGAATTGGAAATTTCCGGTCTCGAACAAAAAATAGCCGAAATGGATAAAACTCTGGCCGAAACCAATGGATCTGATCCTGAAATTTTCAAAAAATACGATCGATTGAAAAAAGAGCTCGAAAATAAAATGTACGAATGGGAAATTTTGCACGAGCAACTAGACGAGCTTAGTGCAAAGAAAACATGGTAA